A genome region from Pseudomonas helmanticensis includes the following:
- the gspM gene encoding type II secretion system protein GspM, protein MNKASLAVYRARWQRFNAQLQARWQPLALREKRMIAVMAIALLSLLVWVALIQPPLKKIAYWQAESPKLRAQTEALEVLLRDVVVRPDGQGVGASLEQTLQASGLGGHYQLQAADGGAWQLSFDAAPADALLDWLLSQPSQLSLQVVEARLQRADNASTEVTAGTLSGTVRMDQALGAKEAS, encoded by the coding sequence ATGAATAAGGCATCGCTGGCGGTTTATCGCGCCCGGTGGCAGCGCTTCAACGCTCAGTTGCAGGCGCGCTGGCAGCCCTTGGCGCTGCGCGAGAAACGCATGATCGCCGTGATGGCGATCGCGCTGTTGAGCCTGCTGGTCTGGGTTGCTTTGATCCAGCCACCACTGAAAAAAATCGCTTATTGGCAGGCTGAATCGCCCAAGTTGCGGGCGCAGACCGAAGCGCTGGAAGTGCTGCTGCGTGACGTGGTTGTACGGCCGGACGGGCAAGGCGTCGGCGCGTCACTCGAACAAACGTTGCAGGCCAGCGGCCTCGGCGGGCATTACCAATTACAGGCTGCGGATGGCGGCGCATGGCAGTTGAGTTTCGACGCCGCGCCGGCCGATGCGCTGCTCGACTGGCTGTTGAGCCAACCGTCGCAACTTTCTCTGCAAGTGGTCGAGGCCCGGTTGCAACGCGCCGACAACGCTTCGACCGAAGTCACTGCCGGCACTTTGTCGGGCACCGTTCGCATGGATCAGGCGCTGGGCGCTAAGGAAGCTTCATGA
- the gspL gene encoding type II secretion system protein GspL — MSQLRIALPPLAELDLHSELRCAWLDRQGQVSREDRLSLSQLAQTPKLPPLVCFLHPLDSLLASIDLPPLPANKIAAAVQCAAQALMLGDSNAMHIAHGPRDEAGQVQIAWAPRERLQLLGQMLKHSAQNLRGLYPAPYGLPVLPGTVACVQDDHLLLRESVQTARVQPLFEDGVDSVLWQPGTTLHWIGDQAPSTEEVPMADAQRWTGPLPGWGLHGAVQQPRGEHRGWGRAIGLCVLAVAVWVIGLNLYAAREASQGQQLKTQMNLRVKQAFPELPVILNPLQQARQQLAARQKGAADDPAQTFNRLVLQAGSGMPSMAGSVEQLSFVDDTLQLRLLSEARRMGSDKEWQSALAQAGISVTADDDGWTLRPSGETSATENDDSSGAEDE; from the coding sequence ATGAGCCAGCTCAGAATTGCGCTGCCGCCATTGGCCGAACTCGATCTGCACAGTGAACTGCGTTGCGCCTGGCTGGACCGCCAAGGGCAGGTTAGTCGCGAGGATCGGCTCAGCCTCAGCCAATTGGCGCAGACGCCGAAATTGCCGCCGCTGGTGTGTTTTCTGCATCCGCTGGACAGTCTGTTGGCGAGCATCGATTTGCCGCCATTACCGGCCAACAAGATCGCCGCCGCCGTGCAATGTGCTGCGCAGGCGTTGATGCTTGGCGACAGCAACGCGATGCATATCGCCCACGGTCCGCGTGACGAAGCGGGGCAGGTGCAGATTGCCTGGGCGCCGCGTGAGCGCTTGCAACTGCTCGGGCAGATGCTCAAGCACAGCGCGCAGAACCTGCGCGGTCTGTATCCGGCGCCGTATGGTTTGCCGGTGTTGCCGGGGACGGTTGCCTGCGTGCAGGACGATCATCTGTTGCTGCGCGAAAGTGTGCAGACCGCGCGGGTTCAGCCGCTGTTCGAGGACGGTGTCGATAGCGTTCTGTGGCAGCCGGGGACTACGTTGCACTGGATCGGTGATCAAGCGCCGTCAACCGAGGAAGTGCCGATGGCCGATGCCCAGCGCTGGACCGGGCCATTGCCGGGCTGGGGTTTGCACGGCGCGGTTCAACAGCCGCGCGGCGAGCATCGCGGTTGGGGACGGGCGATCGGTCTTTGCGTGTTGGCCGTGGCGGTGTGGGTGATTGGTTTGAACCTGTATGCCGCTCGCGAAGCCAGTCAGGGCCAGCAGCTGAAAACGCAAATGAACCTGCGGGTAAAACAGGCTTTTCCCGAGTTGCCGGTGATCCTCAATCCGCTGCAACAGGCCCGCCAGCAATTGGCCGCGCGGCAAAAAGGTGCGGCGGATGATCCGGCGCAGACCTTCAATCGCCTGGTGTTGCAGGCTGGCAGCGGCATGCCGTCCATGGCCGGCAGCGTTGAGCAATTGTCGTTTGTCGACGACACCTTGCAGTTGCGCCTGCTCAGCGAAGCCCGGCGCATGGGCAGCGACAAGGAATGGCAAAGCGCGCTGGCCCAGGCCGGCATCAGCGTTACCGCCGATGACGACGGCTGGACCTTGCGGCCGTCCGGCGAAACCAGCGCAACCGAAAACGATGACAGCAGCGGAGCAGAAGATGAATAA
- the gspK gene encoding type II secretion system minor pseudopilin GspK: MNSRSPHRAKEQGMAIISALLIAAVVAVIAAGMLTRQSISTRSLEADQQRVQGRWVVQGGLEISRQLLWDARQRDPLTRLDQPWAQRLNAQGFEGRLEDEQGKFNLRNLVANERVDEAQVQTFQRLCELIGVNAGLSQRISQRVIASYPRLSNPQIAESSKPGFDSGRATSPNASRKPQNPTLPMLRSLDDLRSVDGVNDAVIGKLAPYLTVIPATTWLNGNTATAPVLAAYVPGLSLERAQAMINERDAGRWFINRGDFVNRLRMPQLEITSVKVGITSDWFRLRGEARRDQRRVSLEALLHRSQDRLPQVIWSRVGV; this comes from the coding sequence ATGAACAGCCGTTCGCCGCACCGGGCGAAGGAACAAGGCATGGCGATTATCAGCGCGTTGCTCATCGCCGCTGTGGTGGCGGTGATTGCCGCTGGCATGCTTACGCGCCAGAGCATTTCGACGCGCAGTCTTGAGGCCGATCAGCAGCGCGTGCAGGGGCGTTGGGTGGTGCAGGGCGGGTTGGAAATCAGCCGGCAATTATTGTGGGACGCGCGCCAGCGTGATCCGTTGACGCGTCTCGATCAGCCGTGGGCGCAGCGCTTGAACGCGCAGGGTTTTGAAGGGCGGCTGGAGGATGAGCAGGGTAAGTTCAACCTGCGCAATCTGGTCGCCAACGAGCGGGTCGATGAGGCGCAGGTGCAGACGTTTCAGCGCTTGTGCGAGTTGATCGGGGTCAACGCCGGATTGAGTCAGCGCATCAGCCAGCGGGTCATCGCCTCTTATCCGCGATTGTCGAATCCGCAGATTGCCGAGAGCAGTAAACCCGGGTTCGACAGCGGTCGGGCGACGTCGCCGAATGCTTCGCGCAAGCCGCAGAATCCGACGCTACCGATGTTGCGCAGCCTCGATGATTTGCGCAGCGTCGACGGTGTGAATGACGCGGTCATCGGCAAACTCGCGCCGTACCTGACGGTGATTCCGGCAACCACTTGGCTCAATGGCAACACGGCCACCGCGCCGGTGTTGGCCGCTTATGTGCCGGGGCTCTCGCTGGAGCGCGCGCAGGCCATGATCAATGAGCGCGATGCCGGTCGCTGGTTTATCAATCGCGGTGATTTCGTCAACCGCTTGCGCATGCCGCAACTGGAAATCACCAGCGTCAAAGTCGGCATCACCAGCGACTGGTTTCGCCTGCGTGGCGAAGCGCGGCGCGATCAGCGCCGGGTCAGTCTGGAGGCCTTGCTGCATCGCAGTCAAGATCGGTTGCCGCAAGTGATCTGGTCGCGGGTGGGCGTATGA
- the gspG gene encoding type II secretion system major pseudopilin GspG encodes MDIAPCTPLQPLPRKPRGQRGFTLIEIMVVVVILGILAAMVVPKVLDRPDQARATAAKQDIGGLMQALKLYRLDHGTYPSMNQGLKVLVERPADAKNSNWRSYLERLPNDPWGRPYQYLNPGANGEIDIFSLGADGQPDGDGVNADIGSWQL; translated from the coding sequence ATGGATATCGCACCGTGCACACCGCTTCAACCATTGCCGCGCAAGCCCCGGGGTCAACGGGGTTTTACCCTGATCGAGATCATGGTGGTCGTGGTGATTCTGGGGATTTTGGCGGCGATGGTGGTGCCGAAGGTGCTCGACCGCCCGGATCAGGCGCGGGCGACGGCGGCGAAGCAGGACATTGGTGGGTTGATGCAGGCGTTGAAGTTGTATCGCCTCGATCACGGTACTTATCCGTCGATGAATCAGGGTTTGAAAGTGTTGGTCGAGCGTCCGGCGGATGCGAAGAACAGTAACTGGCGTTCGTATCTGGAGCGTTTGCCGAACGATCCGTGGGGCCGTCCTTATCAATATCTCAATCCGGGTGCCAACGGCGAGATCGACATCTTCAGTCTCGGTGCCGATGGTCAGCCTGACGGCGACGGCGTGAATGCCGATATCGGTTCCTGGCAGTTGTAA
- the gspI gene encoding type II secretion system minor pseudopilin GspI: protein MRARSREAGFTLIEVLVALAIIAVAMSAAVRVAGLMTQSSGVLRDRSVAMIAAQSRMAELRLEGKLPLGMKAIDCDQGRLSLRCEQQIGPAENGRLLKIAIQVFDRNQDAPPLAKLETLLTRPL from the coding sequence ATGCGTGCGCGTTCCCGAGAAGCAGGTTTCACCCTGATTGAAGTGCTGGTGGCGCTGGCGATTATTGCCGTGGCCATGTCGGCGGCCGTGCGCGTGGCGGGGTTGATGACGCAGAGCAGCGGGGTTTTAAGGGATCGGTCGGTGGCGATGATTGCGGCGCAGAGTCGGATGGCGGAGTTGCGGTTGGAAGGCAAACTACCGTTAGGAATGAAAGCTATCGATTGCGACCAAGGCCGACTATCGCTGCGCTGCGAACAGCAAATCGGCCCAGCCGAAAATGGCCGCCTACTCAAAATCGCCATCCAGGTATTCGACCGCAACCAAGACGCCCCGCCACTGGCCAAACTAGAAACCCTGCTAACCCGCCCCCTGTAG
- a CDS encoding LemA family protein: MDIILILCAVTAVVIIIAGISIYNGIIGGHNRVQRAWSDVLVYERQKSKVLDQLQKVLADFMVFETSLLEKITGLRSAVHALPAGADGNALGKVELASKELMGGLRVAFEAYPDLKASEAANNMMREIAEQQENVGAAITIYNRNVELFNNSIEMFPGSVVNGLFNQKAPVIPFSDIEASQGFSYTPNF; encoded by the coding sequence ATGGACATTATCCTCATCCTCTGCGCTGTGACTGCTGTCGTCATAATCATCGCGGGCATCAGCATCTACAACGGCATTATTGGCGGACACAACCGAGTACAACGTGCCTGGTCGGACGTCCTCGTTTACGAACGCCAGAAGTCCAAAGTGCTCGATCAGCTGCAAAAGGTACTCGCCGACTTCATGGTCTTTGAGACCAGCCTCCTCGAAAAAATCACCGGCCTTCGCAGCGCGGTCCACGCCCTTCCTGCCGGAGCGGACGGCAATGCCCTCGGAAAAGTTGAACTCGCCTCGAAGGAACTGATGGGTGGCCTGCGCGTCGCTTTTGAAGCTTACCCTGACCTGAAAGCATCCGAAGCCGCGAACAACATGATGCGTGAAATCGCCGAACAACAAGAAAACGTCGGCGCGGCCATCACCATCTACAACCGCAACGTCGAACTGTTCAACAACTCCATCGAAATGTTCCCAGGCTCGGTGGTCAACGGCCTGTTCAACCAGAAAGCGCCGGTAATACCGTTCTCCGATATCGAAGCCTCGCAAGGTTTCTCTTACACGCCGAATTTCTAA
- a CDS encoding DUF6124 family protein gives MIKPTPNPPETDSVSPYESLDSNKLHEAADRALDHYLCPPGSTPPPRKNRGMYAVTADNKTEELLIDASETLASAKTLAQNVASLLPASQRQALAGIAQLIMLGELAVNRALDNLQLPG, from the coding sequence ATGATCAAACCAACACCCAATCCGCCCGAAACCGACTCAGTTTCCCCCTACGAATCCCTCGACTCAAACAAACTCCACGAAGCCGCCGACCGCGCCCTCGACCATTACCTCTGTCCGCCCGGTTCCACACCACCGCCACGTAAAAACCGTGGGATGTATGCCGTGACGGCGGACAACAAAACCGAAGAACTGCTGATCGATGCCAGTGAAACGCTCGCTTCGGCCAAAACCCTCGCGCAGAACGTTGCCAGTCTGTTGCCGGCATCGCAGCGCCAGGCGCTGGCGGGGATTGCGCAGTTGATCATGCTGGGGGAACTGGCGGTGAATCGGGCGTTGGATAATCTGCAATTGCCGGGGTGA
- a CDS encoding PAAR domain-containing protein, translated as MSGKPAARVTDPTNCPLPGHGTNPIVSGSPNVNFDGLAAARMTDKSACGSPITGAVSSTVFINGLNAATKDSTGGHGNVVVGGSGTVIIGDTVVSAPFSGLTSMPVHFSDKFRLIDDESGEPLANLDYAIQRADGSIEHGVSDSMGYTHVISSHLAETIQLFLED; from the coding sequence ATGAGTGGAAAACCTGCTGCGCGAGTTACAGATCCAACCAATTGCCCGCTCCCCGGGCATGGCACAAACCCTATTGTCAGCGGCTCTCCCAATGTGAATTTCGACGGACTTGCCGCCGCTCGAATGACCGATAAATCCGCGTGCGGTAGCCCGATCACCGGAGCGGTCAGCTCGACGGTTTTTATCAATGGGCTGAATGCTGCGACCAAAGACAGTACCGGTGGCCACGGCAACGTAGTTGTAGGTGGCTCCGGCACGGTCATCATTGGCGACACCGTCGTATCAGCGCCTTTCAGCGGTCTGACGTCGATGCCCGTGCACTTCAGCGACAAGTTCAGGCTTATTGACGATGAGTCAGGGGAGCCGTTAGCTAATCTTGATTACGCCATTCAGCGAGCTGACGGCAGCATTGAGCACGGTGTCAGCGATTCAATGGGGTATACGCACGTAATTAGCTCGCACCTCGCGGAAACGATCCAACTGTTTTTGGAGGATTGA
- a CDS encoding DUF6124 family protein yields the protein MIKPTPNPPETDSVSPYESLDSNKLHEAADRALDHYLCPPGSTPPPRKYRGMYAVTADNKTEELLVDASETLASAKTLAQNVASLLPVSQRQALAGIAQLIMLGELAVNRALDNLQLLG from the coding sequence ATGATCAAACCAACACCCAACCCGCCAGAAACCGACTCGGTTTCCCCCTACGAATCCCTCGACTCAAACAAACTCCACGAAGCCGCCGACCGCGCCCTCGACCATTACCTCTGTCCGCCCGGTTCCACACCACCGCCACGTAAATACCGTGGGATGTATGCCGTTACGGCGGACAACAAAACCGAAGAGCTGCTGGTCGATGCCAGTGAAACACTCGCTTCGGCGAAAACCCTCGCGCAGAACGTCGCCAGTCTGTTGCCGGTGTCGCAGCGCCAGGCGCTGGCGGGGATTGCGCAGTTGATCATGCTCGGGGAGTTGGCGGTGAATCGGGCGTTGGATAATTTGCAATTGCTGGGTTGA
- a CDS encoding DUF6124 family protein, producing the protein MIKPTPNPPETASVSPYESIDSKKLHEAADRALDHYLCPPGSTPPPRKNRGMYAVTADNKTEELLVDASATLASAKTIAQNVSSLLPASQRHALAGIAQLIMLGELAVNRALDNLQLPE; encoded by the coding sequence ATGATCAAACCAACACCCAACCCACCCGAAACCGCCTCGGTTTCCCCCTACGAATCCATCGATTCAAAAAAACTCCACGAAGCCGCCGACCGCGCGCTCGACCATTATCTCTGTCCACCCGGTTCCACGCCGCCCCCACGTAAAAACCGTGGGATGTACGCCGTGACGGCGGACAACAAAACCGAAGAACTGCTGGTCGATGCCAGTGCAACACTCGCTTCGGCCAAAACCATCGCCCAGAACGTCTCCAGCCTGTTGCCGGCATCACAGCGCCATGCGCTGGCGGGGATTGCGCAGTTGATCATGCTTGGGGAGTTGGCGGTGAATCGGGCGTTGGATAATTTGCAATTGCCGGAGTGA
- a CDS encoding Ltp family lipoprotein, producing MNFLKVILAVTFFAAGPSWAGDLTGPQNNAVRSAKQYLSMTGFSRNGLIHQLSSDAGEGFDVSDATIAVDSMNIDWNQQAVRSAKQYLNMMGFSCKGLIKQLSSSAGEKYTVDQATYGAKHADGC from the coding sequence ATGAATTTTTTGAAAGTAATATTGGCCGTCACTTTTTTTGCTGCTGGGCCCTCATGGGCTGGAGATTTGACTGGACCTCAAAATAATGCAGTCAGATCAGCGAAGCAGTATCTCAGCATGACGGGCTTCTCACGGAATGGGCTTATTCATCAGCTTTCATCTGATGCTGGAGAGGGTTTCGATGTTTCTGACGCTACGATAGCGGTGGACAGCATGAACATTGATTGGAACCAGCAGGCGGTGAGGTCTGCGAAGCAGTATCTCAATATGATGGGCTTCTCGTGCAAAGGCCTCATTAAGCAACTTTCCTCGAGTGCTGGAGAAAAATACACTGTGGACCAAGCAACCTACGGGGCAAAACATGCAGATGGTTGCTGA
- a CDS encoding DUF6998 domain-containing protein yields the protein MEATDEVYQILSDAKVLARRYYHLTGKPLGVTGEVAEYEAARILNLKLELARQAGYDATETRDGETLKIQIKGRYFSDPQMRGGRVGSIDLKQSFDTVLLVLLDADYNAFQIYEAARPSVEALLTRPGSKARNERGSVGISQFKAISSLRWERASV from the coding sequence ATGGAAGCAACCGATGAGGTTTATCAGATCCTGAGCGACGCGAAAGTCCTTGCTCGGCGGTATTATCACCTCACAGGCAAGCCGCTGGGTGTTACGGGTGAGGTTGCGGAGTATGAGGCCGCCCGGATCCTCAATCTCAAATTGGAGTTGGCTAGGCAGGCGGGGTATGACGCGACGGAAACGAGAGACGGGGAGACTCTCAAGATTCAAATTAAGGGGAGGTATTTTTCCGATCCTCAAATGCGAGGCGGCCGAGTGGGATCAATCGATCTAAAGCAGTCTTTCGATACGGTTCTCCTGGTGCTGCTCGATGCCGATTACAACGCCTTTCAGATTTATGAAGCAGCCAGGCCTTCGGTAGAGGCGTTGCTGACAAGGCCTGGATCAAAAGCTAGGAACGAGCGTGGATCAGTCGGTATCAGCCAATTCAAAGCAATAAGTTCGCTACGCTGGGAGCGGGCCTCAGTTTAG